GGGCCTGATGGGCTGACGGGAGTCCGAGCTCTGCCGTTCACTGACTCTGCAAGGTTGACGAAGCCTTCCAATAGGTGGAGGCTGTTTGCTCTTCTGTCACATGGACTAACATCTCCTACTTTCAAATTTAAGGTTAAATGAGAGTGTTAAATGAGTGCTTATCACAGTGCCTAGCGTGTAAAAGAACGACTTTGATGTCACTAAATGGGTTAGGCTGGTAGGTAAGGCCCGTTTTGAGAGCTTACCTGATGTCAGGCTATCAGAGCACTTCTACGTGGATGAGTGTGTTTACTCCTCACTAGTCCCTGGGTAAAATTTTGGCTACTGTGATAAGACTGCTTTAACTTACAAAGCATACCTGAAGCTCCCCCAGCAGTCCTCTCCCCCGTCTGCACCCCCTTGATATTTTAAACCCTCATTCCTTTGCTGATTTTAGGTACTATAAATAGCACAGTGTGTCAAAGTGTGAATCTGTTAACATTCAGGAAGTTATTTATGTTATAACTTATATTTGATTTGTAGATTTTCTAGAAACAACTGTAGTTTTAAATTACATACATGGTTTGAAACATGGTTATTAGGTTATTACCAAAAGCAAAACTGAGGGGTAGAAACTCAGAACACCAGAACTCACTGTATTTTCCACCCCCTTTTAAAGTCTGGTTATAGAATTGATTCACTACATCGTGGGTGACTTAGAGTGGGGTGGGGTTCGTTTTCATCCTGGGCTAGTGGGATGACTAGCAGTCTACAGCTTCTTCAGTCACTGTGAGCTTTTTGATAGGGGTTAATAAAAAACTACTTTCTGTCTGAACAGGGAGGGTGGCCCTTTCTTGAAAGTGCTGTGAACTCAATCCTGTCTTTTGTTCAGTGGCTGTTTGAGGTGCCTTGGAAGGAGAGTGAAATGCTGGGGGCCTCTTCCTGGTGTATTTCCTGATATACGTGGTGAGGCTGCCAGTTCTAGTGCTGGGTTTCATAGACAAAGTCCAAGTTccgtttaaaacaaaaattctgtcCTCGTCATTAAAGCCATAATATTGAAGCTCTTGTTTGCTGTTTTCTGTATTCACTGCACAGTAAGCGCTTGTGCACCGGggaacctctctctctcccacaaataGTTTCCACTCTACGAAATCTCGCAGTGATTAAAGGAGCCAGAGATTGTTGTGTcatgaaaacagaacagaaagggaCAGGAACGAgaggtgttttttattttaaatccacATGAGGCTATGTTTACCTTGTCTTTTTATACCCTGGTCAGGTTGACGACATTTACTACATGGTTAGGACTGAAGACCAAATTGAGGCCATTTCAGAATAATGCAGAGGTCAGCCAAGAGTGCAGGGAAGGGCGCAGTCGAAGGGGGTTTTCTCTAGAGTGTGTATTTAGTTCCCaccttggactttttttttttcttcttttagatgaaaaaaaaaaaaacccaccggAATAATCTCCAAATATAAAGTTATGGATATTAGGTTCCTTAGACTGACTTTTAAGAATGGTTAAGATTCTAAgtctttgtcttaaaaataaatctaatgaatAGTTTCCTACCTTGATGAAATTATGAGAggttaaattttgtatattaaatattttgctattttattttttccatttaaaaatttacatatatgtacatctcattgtttctaagaaatattttgctattttaaatgaacataacATCAGTTTAAATTATAGGTCAGCATTGATTGCTTTTCTTTGAGAGTAGCAGTTACTAATGTTGTCAGACCAGTCATTTCTTTTGACCCTTTTAGTATAGAGCTGTGGTTTTTATGCTTTCCCTTAACGTTGTGATCAAGAGTGAATCTGAGCTTGGGGATGAAGCACTGCTTTGTTTTCAAACCGCATGCAATATTTCCTTCCTCACTGCGGtcaccccttcccccacaggCAGTGACTGGTTCAGTGCCAAAGTGTGAAGACAAGATTCACAgtagtcatttattttattctgtacaCAGCTTCTAGAATAAAAGTCAAAGTTAATGTCTAAGTAATTTGTCTAATTTCAtactttatactttcttttttttcatgctttgaaCTTTCATAcaaatttcttatttcaaatttcaaagtaaaatgccTTACTTCCTGTGAGATGTTTGAGGTATAAGAAAGtacttcaaacattttttcaaaatatttaggaagCACTTTAGTTAAAAGCATACTGTTCAAAGAAAACATTGCATTTTTAGAATGGTTAAAAAAGGAACACTATTTAAAACACAGGCTACATACAGGAATGTTAACTTCTGAGCTTGCAACAGAGACAAACGTGGTGTCACATTACTTCCTCTTACCCTTGACCCTAAGAGTTCTGATACTAAGTTGGTCATAAGGATTGCCTGGGTTACGGTAATTTAACTTGACGGGTAGTAATGTGGGAGGTTCCATACTCTGTGTGAGAATGCTGGGAGCCGGTTCCTTGTGGTTCTGTCCACGTAACTGGAAATAGTGGGTATTTCCTCTTTGCCTGGACTCCTGGCGTTTTCACCTGGGATCGCAGAAGGAACAGGACAGTCTGTGCTCCGTGACTGTTCCAGGCCCTCTCGCTGACTGCCTCTGTCAGTGCTACTTAAGAAGTCTTTCAGAACTTGCTTGAAGATGTAGACGATTTCCCATGGCAGTACGTCATTTTCTGCTAAAACTTCTCGAAATCTAGGGGCAAAGCAGTTATAAATATTGACTTCAGAAAATTTCTCTTGTCATTTCCCTTTATCTCCAAAATTCAGCTCACATAATGTAGTCATATAGTAGTTACCCACTTTTTGAGTAATCTGcacattgctttaaaattttgtttctaataaagaaattttgtgactttaaaacatttcctaGCCAGTGGGATATCAGCAGATATTTTTGTCCAGCCTATCTTTAGGGATTTTGGTTGCTGGGTACTTGACACACATGGCTAAAGCATTTACATGGTAGAACACAATTTCCAGTCTAAATATGCGAGGAGCTTAGACTTGGCAGTGGCACAGGTGACAGGGAGAGAATGCAGCCCCTCACCTGCTGAGCACAGTTGCAGCTTGGTGCGGCTGAACTTGTGAGCAGAGGACTTCCAGTTGTCTTTGCTCAGTAGCTGGGATGGCCGCCTGGGGACTCTGGTAGTTTCTCAGCCAGGTGTAATCCCCACCTGTTTTCCTCACTCTCTGCTCGTTTTCGATCTCTTGtgttaatctctctctctcctttagaTGCCATTTTAGTTCCCGAAGCAGAGTCTTTGCCACCACATCTGAGTCAGGATAGTGCTTGGGTCTGTAGGATTCGTATTTTGGCCATTTCATCCAGCCAAAAAGTGGCATTTTTAGCCTATGGAAATACTCTCACTTGTTTATTTGCATAAAATGTTATGGTTCTGATGATCAAATACTTATTTCTTTACAGTAAATTTGCCAGAAAAGTGCATGAATTTTTCACTGGTTAGATACACAGGTCAAAATAAGATTAGAGTGGATTAGAGTCTTTTAATTTCTAACTAGGTCATTGCCAAAAACCAGGCTTTGAAAATACTTTAGTGTAGGAGCTAAGCAGAAACGAAATACACAGAGATAATCTACAGACTGAACGTTTTCTGAAAGTAACACTAATACTTGCTATTAAAAGTTCTTAGGACGCTTTACAGTATTAGCATATAGGAAAGTGCTATCTACAAACATACTTTGAACTTACATTCTGTGCAGAAAAGGTTTAAGGCTTACCTGTGAAGCTGATGGATTCGATGCGGTGACGTTGCCACAGAGTGAACTTGAGCTGGTGGTGAAGCCGTGTTTCACTCGGGGCATATGTTACCCTCCAGGATGCGTCCTCTGTTGAAGCAGTGAGCCTCCTGTACCCACTGAAACTCTGTTTGAAATAAATAACTTTCTATGTTAGGAATGAGGCTGTGATGTTTTCGTTTGGAGAGAATGCTCATTAATTCACCTTGTAAGTAAGCTAGaggaaatgacaaaaataacttactatttaatctttacaaattaTATAATGGTCTGCCTTTTGAATGTAGCTCAGTCTACTTGGAAAAGATGCCGGCAGCTATGGATTCTGTCCTAAATGCGTTTGGACGTGTCTTTGGTGAAGGGACGAAGACGGGCTGTGGGAAGCAGCGCAGATGCGCTCCCGGCTTCGGGGAAGGCTGCCACGTGCTGCTGCGCTGTGCGTGGCTGCGGGGCGCGGGCTCGGCGCTGTGTCTCTGTGCCCGAGAGCAGAGCTCTAAAAATAACCGTGTTGCTTTTATTCTTCAGCTTAACTCTCAGGCCATTTAGAAGCCAGGTCACTGTTCCCTCTAGTGAAAGCAGGAAAAATAGATCAGACTTGACTATTGGCAAAATATATGTTCTAAGAAAGCTCATCACAGTTGAACAAAATAGGCAAAGAATGCTGATATCAGTCATgtgtgaaatatttaataaatgttacattttgtacaccttctttctttctaaatagtagttaattttgtatatttaaggAAGTTGTAATGCCTGAGGACATTATGTACGTTTaagtagaaaactttaaaatatactttagaaTCTCTAAAAACACGGTGATAAGGCAATAACAGATAAAGGTCAGGAAAAAAGGTCTTTATACATAAGAATGTATAAAGTTCAAAATCTTCTAATTCATTATAGAAAatcattttcatgtttgttttggAGCTGAACGTGGAACTGATACTTACGGTTTGGGCGAGTACTGATGGGTGAGGGTCTTTATTGTGCCGATTTTCAGTTCTCTTGTATGTCTTTTGCTTGAGAGTGGACAGGTTCTTTCCTCTCTGGTTCTGTGTAAAATGACTACATGGTGGCTTTTCCTTTTATaatatttgtttcttctgttgctttttcCTTCAAATGAACTGTGAAGACTAGACCTCGTTTGCATAAGACCTGCGTGCCACGCAGATCAAGATGACGTGCGGTCATCCTGTGGCTCCTGTTCCTTGTGCGTTAGAAGGAGCCAGATGTCAGGATTCATTATCTGCAACTTGAAGGTTTTCACGTTATGTTACATGTAGTCTCTGAAAAGGAAGGGAGTTAAGTTTATTGTGACAGGACTGTCCTACCAGATTTCCTACTAAAATTTCAATGAATCTGCCTATGAAATGGTAATAGAACATCAAAAATGTTCTGGATATGGAGCACGAACCAGATTTCTGTCCCAGCCCTGTGCAGGCTGGCACTGCCCTTTCTTCCTGGACTG
This is a stretch of genomic DNA from Camelus ferus isolate YT-003-E chromosome 6, BCGSAC_Cfer_1.0, whole genome shotgun sequence. It encodes these proteins:
- the RD3L gene encoding protein RD3-like; its protein translation is MPLFGWMKWPKYESYRPKHYPDSDVVAKTLLRELKWHLKERERLTQEIENEQRVRKTGGDYTWLRNYQSPQAAIPATEQRQLEVLCSQVQPHQAATVLSRFREVLAENDVLPWEIVYIFKQVLKDFLSSTDRGSQREGLEQSRSTDCPVPSAIPGENARSPGKEEIPTISSYVDRTTRNRLPAFSHRVWNLPHYYPSS